CGCGGAGATCGACAGCGTCTGTGCAAGGGCCACCTGCGACAGTCCGCGTTCGGAGCGCAACTGGCGCAGCCGGGATCCGACGTAGGTCCTGCTCACTTGCCACCTCCAGAACAGGTGATTCCAGATCGAAGATCCTCTACAGGGTACGGTGACCGCGTGCGCTCACCCGACGGCCGACTCCGCACCCCGATGCGGGTGACGGTCGGGGCGTTCGCGCTGGTGACCGGGATGATCGCGGTCGCCGGGTGCTCGACCGGGTCCGCCGAGGCGCCTGCCCCGCGCACCCCGGCCGACCTGTTGCTCCCGGCATCCGACCTGCCTCCGGGATTCACCGCCGAGACGCTCTCCATCGACGACCTGGTCGCGGGGAACCGCGCCGGCATCGACGCCGCGCGCACCACCCGCGTCGCCCCCGAGTACTGCGCCCCCACGGCCGACGCGGACCTCAACGGGGAGCTGACCGCGGACAACTCAGCGGTGCTCGCCGCTCGAGGTGGCAGCGGGGTGCTCGTCGAACTGGTCACCAAGGCGCGACGCGACATCGACGCCGACCGACTCGCCACCACTGGGCGCTGTGCGCGCACCACCACCGAGATCACCACCGGCAACCTCGCCGGCAGTCGTGTGGTCACCGAGTACTCCGAGATCCCGCCACCGGAGGTCGACGGCGGCCCCGGGGCCGGCGAGCAGATGCTGCTGACGCGTTCCGAGGTCACCACGACGCTGCCCGACGGTGGTGTCCGACGCCAGATCGGCTTCGCCGGATACGCCGCCCTGGACCGTCCGTCGTCCGGTCCGGTCACCGTCCAGTTGACGGTGTCGGGAGCTGCGACCCCGGCCGCTGATCCACCTCCCGAACCGACCGAACCGGTCGACTCCGCGGCCTTCGCGGAACTCTTCGACGCGGCCGTCGGTCGGGTCACCGCTCCCTGATCCGGTACTCGAGCGGACCCGACCGACCGCCTAATCGGTGTGAGTGTCGTCACTATGTGCTCCGTCTCCGCCAGGCGAGGTACCCGGAAATTCGCGCGCCGCTGCGCAGAAGTGTGCTGTACTCGGCAGTAGGAAATCCCAGTACGCGCGTACTTTTTACGATGAACGACCCCAGTCTTCACACGTGCAGATTTGCAAACTTTGCAAACCGCCGTCAAAAAATAACCCGGATTTACAGTCGTCGAGGGTTGGACCTGCAGGTTTGTCCTATGGCAGTCTTGCTTCAGGCACCACAGACGAAAGCCCAAGAGTTCGCAAAGTCCGGCCGACACCGATGCCGGACACGCGAGTACGACGCTCTCGGGAACGAAGTCGGATGTCTGTCAGCACTCCAGGCCTCGGCGGCGCGCCGGGCCGGTCGTCCCGATCCGACCCGGTCGAGACGAGCAGGACAACGAAAGCGAAGCAGCCAATGAGCAACGTCGGAAAGCCCCGCACCGCCGCGGAGATCCAGCAGGACTGGGACACCAACCCCCGCTGGAAGGGCATCAAGCGCGACTACACCGCCGAGCAGGTCGCTCAGCTCCAGGGTTCGGTCGTCGAGGAGCACACCCTCGCCCGCCGTGGCGCCGAGATCCTGTGGGACGGCGTGACCAAGGGTGACGGTTCCTACATCAACGCTCTGGGCGCCCTCACCGGCAACCAGGCCGTGCAGCAGGTCCGCGCCGGCCTGAAGGCCGTGTACCTGTCGGGCTGGCAGGTCGCCGGTGACGCCAACCTGTCCGGCCACACCTACCCCGACCAGTCGCTGTACCCGGCGAACTCGGTTCCGAACGTCGTCCGTCGCATCAACAACGCGCTGCTCCGCGCCGACGAGATCGCCCGCGTCGAGGGTGACGACTCGGTCGACAACTGGGTCGTCCCGATCGTCGCCGACGGTGAGGCCGGCTTCGGTGGCGCACTCAACGTCTACGAGCTCCAGAAGGCCATGATCGCCGCGGGTGCCGCCGGTACCCACTGGGAGGATCAGCTCGCCTCGGAGAAGAAGTGTGGCCACCTCGGTGGCAAGGTGCTCATCCCGACCCAGCAGCACATCCGCACCCTGAACTCGGCTCGCCTGGCCGCCGACGTCGCCGGTGTCCCCACCGTCGTGATCGCCCGTACCGACGCCGAGGCCGCGACCCTCATCACCTCGGATGTGGACGACCGCGACAAGCAGTTCGTCACCGGTGAGCGCACCGCCGAGGGCTACTACCACGTGAAGAACGGCATCGAGCCGTGCATCGAGCGTGCGAAGTCCTACGCTCCCTACGCCGACATGATCTGGATGGAGACCGGTACCCCCGATCTCGAACTGGCTCGCAAGTTCGCCGAGGCCGTCAAGGCCGAGTACCCCGACCAGCTGCTGTCCTACAACTGCAGCCCGTCGTTCAACTGGAGCAAGCACCTCGACGACAGCACCATCGCCAAGTTCCAGAACGAGCTGGGCGCCATGGGCTTCACCTTCCAGTTCATCACCCTGGCCGGCTTCCACTCGCTCAACTACGGCATGTTCGACCTTGCCTACGGTTACGCCCGCGAGCAGATGACCGCCTTCGTCGACCTGCAGAACCGCGAGTTCAAGGCAGCCGACGAGCGTGGCTTCACCGCCGTCAAGCACCAGCGTGAGGTCGGCGCCGGCTACTTCGACAGCATCGCCACCACCGTCGACCCGAACACCTCGACCGCAGCTCTCAAGGGCTCGACCGAAGAGGGCCAGTTCCACTAGGAATGAACATCGGTCGCACCACGGTGTGACTTCGATCAGTGGCTGACAGATGACCCGGGGTGAGCAGGTCTCCCGACCCGCTCACCCCGGGCTCGTCATACCCACACCCTTTTCCGGTGCCGCGCGTTTTCAGGAGCCGACCATGCCAACGAGCCGAACCCCGGAGGTCCTTCGGACCGCCGAGAAGACCTGCCGAGTCGGCGTCGTCGGAGCCGGACAGATGGGTGCCGGGATCGCCGAGGTCTGTGCCCGGGCCCAGGCTGACGTACTGGTCTACGAAACCACCCGGGATCTCCTCTCGGCGGGGCGCGCCCGCATACTCAGCTCACTCGACCGCGGGGTGTCGAGCGGCAAACTCACCGAGCGCGAACGTGACCAGGCGGCCGACCGCCTCTCGTTCACCTCGGACCTGAACGACTTCGCCGACCGGCAGCTGGTCTGCGAGGCCGTCGTCGAGGACGAGGTCGTCAAGACCGCGATCTTCGCCGACCTCGACAAGATCGTCGACGATCCGCACGCGGTCCTCGCGTCGAACACCTCCTCCATCGCGATCATGAAGCTGGCCGTGGCGACGCAGAACGCCGGCCGCGTGATCGGTCTGCACTTCTTCAATCCCGTACCCGTGCTCCCTCTGGTCGAGCTGGTCACCACACCGGTGACCGCTCCCGAGGTGACCGCGCGGGCGGAAACCTTTGCGCACGACGTGCTCGGCAAGCAGGTGATCCGTTCGGCCGACCGCTCGGGTTTCGTGGTCAACGCGCTGCTCGTTCCCTACCTGCTCTCCGCGATCCGCATGGTGGAGAGCGGCTTCTCGACGGTCGAGGACATCGACAAGGCCATGATGCTCGGTTGCGCCCACCCGATGGGGCCGCTGAAGCTCGCCGATCTGGTGGGCCTGGACACCGTCAAGGCGATCGCCGACAAGATGTGCGAAGAGTTCGGCGAGCCCCTCTACGCGCCGCCCACGCTGCTGGTGCAGATGGTCACCTCGGGCCGCCTCGGCAAGAAGGCGGGTCACGGCTTCTATGAATACGAGCGGGTTCTCGCCGGGAAAAGGTGAGCTGAGCCACAGGTGTTAGCAGAATGCTTGCATTTGCTAGCACAGCGTGGATACTGGGATCCGGAAACACCAATACCGATGGCGCCGCGGTTCCCTAATCTCGCGCGGTGACGAGCCGGAAGATCATGGCGGCTTGCGACATCGCGTCGAACCGACGACAAACCGACATGCGCCCGGCAATGATGCCGAGATCAGCGAGACCGCATGTGCTGCAGCGCGATTGGTGCCAACAGAAGGAGTCACCAGTGACCACCACCCGTAATTACGCCCCGCTCTACGCCGCCGTCGGCGCCGGGGACTACGCCTTCACGCAGGTCACCGAGAAGCTCACCGAGCTCCGTGAGCGCACCGAGGCCGCCGCCGAGACCGCCCAGACGCGTCTCGAGGCTCGCTACACCGAGACCAAGGCCCTCATCACCGAGCTGCCCGAGACGGCGAAGACCCGCATCGAGTCGCTCTCCGAGGAAGTTCCGTCCGAGATCGACGAACTCCGCGGCAAACTGACCGCCGACGAGTTCAAGAAGCTCGCCGACCCGTACGTCGAGAAGGCCACCGACTTCTACAACACGCTCGCCGAGCGTGGCGAGGCCACCCTCGAGCGCCTGCGCAAGAAGCCGGTCGTCCAGGAGAACCTGACCCGCGTGGAGAAGGTCTACAACGACGCTGTCGACCTGACCGAGGACGCCCTCGGCGTCGTGTCCTCGCAGACTCGCCTCGTCGGTGAGCGCGCCGCCAAGCTGGCCGGTCGCGTGAGCGAAGAGGTCGAGGACGTCGCGGTGGCCATCGAGGAGATCGGTGGTGACATCAAGGAGCAGGCCGACGACGCCGCCAAGGAGATCGACGGCGCAGCAGGCACTGTCGAGGCCAAGACCCGCACCGCCCAGGCATCGCCGGCCAAGAAGGTCGCCGAGGCCAAGGACGAGCCGGTTCCCGCCGTGAAGAAGGCTCCGGCCAAGAAGTCGCCCGCCAAGAAGGCTCCGGCCAAGAAGGCGACCACCGCTAAGTAAGCACTCGCGCAAGCGAACACAGCGCCTCCGTCGAATGGACGGGGGCGCTGTCGTGTTCGCGCGGGGGTGTTTCCTTCACGCTTATCCGATTCCCTCCCGCGGGTGCCAGCCCATAAGCGCGAGGGAATCGGTCCCGCCGCAGGGAAACAGTCACGCGGGAATGGGCCTCGACGGCACCAGATTCAACTTCTCGAGCCAAGGCCGCAACAGTCCCACGACGGCGCCCTTCTCGAGATCCGTCCACGTCCATCTGACGACGATGGCGCCGAGAGCGCGCAGGTCATCCTCACGACGCTTCTCCTGCATCACTCTGTCTACGATGGTGGTCCCCGGTTTGCGCAGACGCCCGTACTTGACCATTCCGTCGAACTCGCCGATGAGCCGCTCGTCCCAGTCGAAGTCGGAATAGTAGGTGCCGCGGCGTCCGCGGAACTCGTGCTGGAGTCGCGGTATCGGTAGACCCGCTTCGATCATCTGAGCGCGACTCCAGGATTCGGCCACGGTCTCGGACAGGGGATCGGCGAGTTTCAATGCCCGTCGCGCAACGCGCACACCGCGGCGTCGACGATCCGCCAGGATCTGTGCGATCTTCTCGGGGCTCGCATCGGATCGTAGTGCCTGATCGAACGCAGCCAGCGCCTGTGCGAAGGTACCGCTCGTCGCGACGTCGACCGCAGTGCGTTCGAGGGTCGTCACCAGAATGCCGTTCACCTCGACTATTTCGTCGTCACCGAACGGAGCCGCGTGGACGTGGCGATGCCCTTGTATCGAGCCACCCGACTTCTTTCCGCTCACCACATGTACGTACTCGATGTCCGGTTTGAGGAGCGGCAGACCGTGGACGGCGGCAGCCGACGCATGACTCAGCGGCATCGTCTGCGTATCGGCATCGCCGACGGTCGCGACCGCGATCGCTTTGAACCGGTGCAGCCGTTGGGCACCCTCATGCCCGTCGAACTGCGCCGACGCCGGTACGAACACGCCCGGGACAAGACGTATGAGATCGCGGCGGCGGACGGCGGCCGCGAGCTCGTTGTCGGAGATAGCGGCGTCGAGCGCGGCGGCCCTCCTGAGGAGACCGTACTGATCGAGTGGATAGACCATCACCCTTCTTTGACGCACGGGAGCGCCTCTAGGCTCCCGTCGATTTCATCGCCTTCCCGCGTGAGCCTTTCCGTCCCGCGGGACG
The sequence above is drawn from the Gordonia rubripertincta genome and encodes:
- the aceA gene encoding isocitrate lyase, which gives rise to MSNVGKPRTAAEIQQDWDTNPRWKGIKRDYTAEQVAQLQGSVVEEHTLARRGAEILWDGVTKGDGSYINALGALTGNQAVQQVRAGLKAVYLSGWQVAGDANLSGHTYPDQSLYPANSVPNVVRRINNALLRADEIARVEGDDSVDNWVVPIVADGEAGFGGALNVYELQKAMIAAGAAGTHWEDQLASEKKCGHLGGKVLIPTQQHIRTLNSARLAADVAGVPTVVIARTDAEAATLITSDVDDRDKQFVTGERTAEGYYHVKNGIEPCIERAKSYAPYADMIWMETGTPDLELARKFAEAVKAEYPDQLLSYNCSPSFNWSKHLDDSTIAKFQNELGAMGFTFQFITLAGFHSLNYGMFDLAYGYAREQMTAFVDLQNREFKAADERGFTAVKHQREVGAGYFDSIATTVDPNTSTAALKGSTEEGQFH
- a CDS encoding 3-hydroxybutyryl-CoA dehydrogenase, with protein sequence MPTSRTPEVLRTAEKTCRVGVVGAGQMGAGIAEVCARAQADVLVYETTRDLLSAGRARILSSLDRGVSSGKLTERERDQAADRLSFTSDLNDFADRQLVCEAVVEDEVVKTAIFADLDKIVDDPHAVLASNTSSIAIMKLAVATQNAGRVIGLHFFNPVPVLPLVELVTTPVTAPEVTARAETFAHDVLGKQVIRSADRSGFVVNALLVPYLLSAIRMVESGFSTVEDIDKAMMLGCAHPMGPLKLADLVGLDTVKAIADKMCEEFGEPLYAPPTLLVQMVTSGRLGKKAGHGFYEYERVLAGKR